From a region of the Bradysia coprophila strain Holo2 chromosome X unlocalized genomic scaffold, BU_Bcop_v1 contig_173, whole genome shotgun sequence genome:
- the LOC119068198 gene encoding uncharacterized protein LOC119068198: MNVLLCYVFSSFCIVIVASGRLQVTMNGPLEPCPGSENQKLILDDLKFMQRSSDNFTLNGKFVITETINGPISLQILSKKYERGIWVNSLLNQNINDLCTEMEKKDRAEWYKMFDEWTDNKKCPLIQKEGEFKDFPTYNSKTAPKTIPPNFYGKYKTEGRFYQYVDEERVEMACYIVEFEMANV, encoded by the exons ATGAACGTGTTATTGTGTTACGTATTCTCGAGTTTTTGTATCGTAATTGTAGCCAGCGGACGG CTTCAAGTTACAATGAATGGACCACTTGAGCCGTGTCCGGGTTCTGAGAATCAGAAACTTATATTGGACGATTTAAAGTTTATGCAACGATCGTCCGACAATTTTACTTTGAACGGAAAGTTTGTCATTACGGAAACCATAAATGGGCCAATTAGC CTGCAAATTCTTTCAAAGAAATACGAACGCGGTATATGGGTGAACAGCTTGCTCAATCAGAATATTAATGACTTATGTACGGAAATGGAGAAGAAAGACCGTGCCGAGTGGTATAAAATGTTCGATGAATGGACCGACAACAAGAAGTGTCCCTTAATTCAG aaaGAAGGcgaatttaaagattttcctACTTATAACAGCAAAACGGCGCCAAAGACAATACCACCAAACTTTTATGGGAAATACAAAACTGAAGGCCGTTTCTATCAATATGTAGATGAAGAGAGGGTTGAAATGGCCTGTTACATTGTTGAATTCGAGATGGctaatgtttga